A genomic segment from Propioniciclava sp. MC1595 encodes:
- a CDS encoding DUF6973 domain-containing protein, with protein sequence MFALVTVHALNLTKKYSNREAQNAIRHFLWVAGLSLVMGRDHARSIAAAHEFGLLNFAENRADSRRDRANNAFTLTWMKNKYGNRRVAISGVYSYMLSLRKTAERLFNEGKFTCVKACGRAS encoded by the coding sequence ATGTTTGCGCTCGTTACCGTTCATGCTCTCAACCTCACGAAGAAGTACAGTAACCGGGAAGCGCAGAACGCAATTAGGCACTTCTTGTGGGTCGCGGGGCTGTCTCTGGTGATGGGGCGCGATCATGCCAGGAGTATCGCGGCGGCGCATGAATTCGGGCTGCTCAATTTCGCTGAGAATAGGGCTGACAGTCGCAGAGACAGGGCGAACAATGCCTTCACGCTCACCTGGATGAAGAACAAGTATGGGAACCGCAGGGTCGCCATTTCCGGAGTGTATTCGTACATGCTGAGCCTCAGGAAGACGGCGGAACGACTATTTAATGAAGGGAAGTTCACGTGCGTCAAGGCATGCGGAAGAGCCTCGTAG
- a CDS encoding ATP-binding protein, with the protein MPILFGADPIQTEVQVILAALADGKGIDHGVERQYVDLKEEHGRRDRQGGIGPSSPRNQEAAQELAAAAACMANTPGGGALIVGVSDDGQLVGTDLEAEWLRHRMWELSGKALTVDVAIQEVSGRRLLVLRAPQALEPIRVNGKIRWRVGTNCVEIDAHTWHARRMADLNFDWSSEESSVPVEAARPAALELARELLRASGEDHSEELAADTDRSLLRRLNVVSPGGRLTNAGVIAFVGRGDPCLDYVRRAQTGGDSLSRLRRPDRSLIEELVEVFQAVDANTPTIHVQHGLVIGQQREIPRRAAREAIVNGVAHREWGVSEPTLVEHVGRLLRVTSPGGFIGGVTTDNIITHPSRSRNRALAELLAALRVAEREGIGVDRMVADMVSVGHPAPVIEEVPGPYVRAELIGDDLDVGWIQWLHSIDPANEADDLNSLLILRQLVETGWIDPLRAATTIQDTVSAASGALAKLSRASIVGAPIVETIIGSPDGTDPVWRLSHAGADLLRRLDGQVNRTRMWPSRERVAASYAKARGRISSTELASLVGAYASNVGTVLKRLEEDGVLAPSRASRRGTGFYYRYIGEPS; encoded by the coding sequence ATGCCCATACTTTTCGGCGCTGATCCGATCCAGACTGAAGTGCAGGTCATCCTTGCGGCCCTGGCCGACGGGAAGGGCATCGATCACGGCGTGGAGCGGCAGTATGTGGACCTCAAGGAGGAGCATGGACGCCGTGATCGCCAGGGCGGCATCGGGCCCAGTAGTCCCCGCAATCAGGAGGCCGCGCAGGAGCTTGCGGCGGCGGCAGCCTGCATGGCGAATACGCCCGGTGGTGGCGCGCTGATCGTCGGGGTGTCTGACGACGGCCAGTTAGTCGGGACCGATCTGGAGGCCGAGTGGTTGCGGCACCGCATGTGGGAGTTGTCGGGCAAGGCCTTGACGGTGGACGTCGCGATCCAGGAGGTCTCGGGTCGGCGGCTTCTGGTGCTGCGTGCCCCTCAAGCTCTGGAGCCCATCCGTGTCAATGGGAAGATCCGTTGGCGGGTGGGGACCAATTGCGTCGAGATTGACGCTCACACCTGGCATGCGCGTCGTATGGCCGATCTCAACTTCGACTGGTCGAGCGAGGAATCCAGCGTCCCTGTCGAGGCGGCCCGTCCGGCTGCTCTGGAGTTGGCGCGCGAGTTGCTGCGCGCCTCGGGGGAGGATCATTCGGAGGAGTTGGCTGCCGACACCGACAGGAGCTTGCTGAGGCGGCTCAATGTGGTGTCCCCGGGAGGTCGGCTGACCAATGCGGGTGTGATTGCCTTCGTGGGGCGCGGGGATCCCTGTCTCGACTATGTGCGACGTGCTCAGACGGGAGGTGATTCGCTGAGCCGACTCCGCAGGCCGGATCGGTCTCTGATCGAGGAGTTGGTAGAGGTCTTCCAGGCCGTCGATGCCAACACGCCCACGATCCACGTTCAGCACGGCCTGGTGATCGGGCAGCAGCGTGAGATCCCTCGGCGCGCCGCGCGTGAAGCGATCGTCAACGGTGTCGCGCACCGCGAGTGGGGCGTCTCGGAGCCGACTCTGGTGGAGCACGTGGGCCGGCTCCTGCGAGTGACCAGCCCCGGCGGGTTCATCGGAGGCGTCACAACGGACAACATCATTACCCACCCGTCGCGCTCCCGGAACCGGGCCCTCGCCGAACTGCTCGCGGCACTGCGGGTCGCCGAACGCGAGGGGATCGGCGTTGATCGCATGGTCGCCGACATGGTCAGCGTCGGGCATCCCGCGCCAGTGATCGAGGAGGTCCCGGGCCCTTACGTCCGGGCCGAACTCATCGGCGACGATCTGGACGTCGGCTGGATCCAGTGGCTTCACTCCATCGACCCGGCCAACGAGGCCGACGACCTGAACTCCCTGCTGATCCTGCGGCAGTTGGTGGAGACCGGCTGGATCGACCCACTGCGGGCGGCGACGACGATCCAGGACACCGTCTCGGCGGCATCAGGTGCGCTCGCCAAGCTGTCCAGGGCCTCGATCGTGGGTGCGCCGATCGTTGAGACGATCATCGGAAGCCCTGACGGCACGGACCCGGTGTGGCGGCTCAGTCACGCTGGTGCCGATCTGCTGCGTCGCCTCGACGGGCAGGTGAACCGGACCCGCATGTGGCCGAGCCGCGAACGAGTCGCGGCCTCCTATGCCAAGGCCCGCGGACGGATCAGTTCCACCGAGTTGGCGAGCCTCGTCGGTGCCTACGCGAGCAACGTCGGCACGGTCCTCAAACGATTGGAAGAAGACGGCGTCCTGGCCCCGTCCCGTGCCTCCCGGCGCGGCACAGGCTTCTACTACCGCTACATCGGAGAGCCGTCGTGA
- a CDS encoding DUF427 domain-containing protein, whose protein sequence is MRAIWNGTIIAESDATVVVEGNHYFPADSVRCTLLAPTGTRTRCPWKGEATQ, encoded by the coding sequence ATGCGCGCCATCTGGAACGGCACGATCATTGCCGAGAGTGACGCCACGGTGGTCGTCGAAGGCAATCACTACTTCCCGGCGGACTCCGTTCGGTGCACGTTACTGGCACCGACCGGAACCCGGACGCGGTGCCCGTGGAAGGGCGAGGCCACCCAGTGA